AACAATGCCTTTTCCAGACAAACCATCAGCCTCTTTAAATGTTAATGTGTTTTAACAATTTTAATTTGGCTTATATTCCTTAGGATCCATCAGCCTGTTATATGTAATGTGTTTTCACAGATATTCGAAGTTGAAGTCAATCTTTTTAATACTTGAAGGTTTTTGTAAACTCTTTAGTTTCTGTATTGATATTAATGtgttttaagtttgttttaaggTATAGATGCTTGATGACATAGATAGGTTGGTTCCCAGATCACATTATTGGCACTGTGTTTTAAGTATCTAGACTGTGTTTTAATAGGTCATAGCACTGTATATCTTTTGTAGATTGAAACAAAGTAATAATATAGCCACAAATTCACAAGGTTCAAGAGGTTCAAAGTTAACATATTTGTACTTGTTAAAGTCATTGAGATAACTGAACAAAACAAACTAACTGGGTTTTAAGAAAATCAGTGCGCAATACGTCAACAAACTACCGCTAACAAAGTTTTTTTTCGAGAACATGTCATTTTAAGCTAGTTATCCAATCTTGCAAGGATTGTGTCATAGGCTTTTGATTCTAGCCTCTTTTTTTCATCCGCCGACAACTTGTTATATTTAGCAACCTCGGCTTTAACAAAACCTCTGTACTCGTTTCCTTCACTTAGGAGCATCTTCGTAATGTACTTACGCCGGAGATCATCAATCTCTTTGCTCTGCTTGTATGAAATCTCACCCGCATCAGTGCACTCATTTGAGAATCCGCATTCCCAACCTTTTCCAGATACGCCCTTGTATGTTTCCATATGGCGCATCAGGAAGACGCCACAATCGATTACATTATTTTTTGTACGCCATGGCATTTCCAATCGTACCGGCTCAACCTTATCGATCACCCCGCCCGCCGGATGCCCATTTTTTTCCAAGTACACCGATAAAGCATCACGCTGCACGATAAACAGTTTAAATCAGCGCTTGTGTTTTAAGCTGAATGCATTAAAATGATCAACGTAATTAACAAAGAGATAAATTTAAAGTTCTGACTCAGTGTGTTTTAAGCTCTTAATACCGTTATTATGTATAGGCACAATACTGTAGTAAAGTAATAAAGTAATACACATGTAGAGGCACAATACAACGTAGAATTAAGTAACAGtgtgttttaatttaatatttatatGTTATTATGTTCTACACTGTGTTTTAAAGATTCACTAGTGCTGCTAACGTATCATTCATTTTATCAAGTGTGTTTTAGCACACTAAACTTATAATTATCATGAAGTGGGTTTTAACACATTAAGTAACAGTTTAAGTAACATTTTAATGTGTTTTAACACATTAAACTTATAATATCATCATTTAGAGTCATTTTATTATCACATGTGTTTTAACATCAAACCTTATTcatatatattttgtaaacattttttttgcagtttttaatttttgtgtttataaaaaaattgtaatcCAAATGACATGCATTTATATAACACAGGACTTTTGTATTTTATATATAGACGGGCGTACCAATTTTTCCGGCCTTTTTTTGTATTTCGCTTGCATTGAGACATCCTTAGCGCTGTTGTCCAAAACTTCTACCTTCATGTCCTTTAAATTAAAGCATACACAATAGAAATGAGCTTCGTGTAAGACTGGTACAAAGATGAGGGCATGTTCAGGTATCTTTTTGACATCAGCTGAAACTAAAACCGGTTCCATGTTGTCTCCGAACGTTTTTGCTCTTGATTTTGCATTTTTAATGTAGTCGTCTTCATTCTGCATTTCAAATTAATCGTGTTAAACAATATTACTAAAGTTGACAACTTAAATTGCAATTCCAATATGATCAGCCTTACCAACATATTGACTGAACAGAACAGGCGTGCGATGCTCCCCTTTAGCCTGAATTTTTCTTCGTAATTCAACAAATCCGCCCACGCGCTTATTACCAATATGTGCACCTCGATTCCCGGCAATAATGATTCGAGCGGAGATCTCATCACCGGCACTCCTTTCTTAGTTCTGAAGACAACATCCCTAATgtatacaaatgtgttttattaaaTGTTTTACAATTTATTCATCAGAATCAGTTTCAAACTGTTGTGAGTATATCGGTGCATTACTATTTTTTCGAATACAATATTAATGTGTTTTACCaaaacagatgtgttttaacatacCACATTGAACCCCAGGCTGAAAACATGTATGAGCTGACGGAGAGCTCAGCGTTTTCAAGCTTTGCCTTAATCGACACTGCCCGCTTCACGTAAGGTGACCTTAGAGCATCGGTCAACTCTGTTTGTCTTTCCGGTCTTATTTTCGGCTTTCCAAGGTCCAGATCGTGTATTAGCCGCCCACGTCTAATTGTATATTCGTACTCTTCCTGTGTTTTCTGGGAGATTGGTGTGACGGCGAGTGCGGTCTTCTCCATTTCTTCAACCTGAGTCTTCTGTGCGGGCGGCTCAATTACTGCAAGCTGAGTCGTCTGCGTGGTTGTCTTGTCAACCGTCTTGCATATCTCTTCGGCCAATGAAGGTGTCCACTGCGACAACTGTGACATATCCAAATTCTCCTTATTTGCCTCTTTTTCCGGTGTTTTATCATCAGGAGTTTGTGGTTGTTCGGTTGTCGTACACGTTGATCCGACCTTTTTCAACTTATCTGTCCACAATTTGTGTACTTCTTTGATTTTTTCACTTTGGGGGTACAATTGGAAACCTTCTGTAAAAGTGTCGGTTATCCTTTTTACACATTCGTCGAATTGATTCAAGAAAACCTCCAACATTCCCGCATGTACCTGAATTACATCATACACACTTTATCATATTCTTATTTCTCCAATTATGCAACGTGTTTTTACCAGGTTATAATGTGTTTTCCCTATCAATATTTGTGGTTCTTTTTTAATTTCTTATGTTGTTTGTGTTTTACCTACCAGCAGTGTGTTTTATTAGCAAACAGAATATGTGTTTTAAATGATCAGGCTGTTAATACtttaatgtgttttaccattcgTAAAGTGGTTTACCAATCACATAAATGTGTGTTTTAACATTTAGCAGTGTGTTTTACTAATACCAAATATGGTTTAGCAGCAGTGTGTTTTAGCAATCACAAGGTGTATTAAATCAGCATTGGTGCTACTTCCAAACCCTGCACTATGTTTTTACCATTATTAAAAGTGTTTTACCTTTTTGGAAAATGTTATTTTCCAATCattagtttgtttttttattattagtgTGTTTTTACCAAATAATTATTAAATCAGCATCAGTATTCTGTTTTTACCAAATAATTAGTGTGTTTTAATAATTCCAGTTTAAGTTTTTTGGTATTCTGAATGTGTTATTAGCAAACAGAATCTGTGTTTTAAATGATAAGGCTGTTAATACtttaatgtgttttaccattcgTAAAGTGGTTTACCAATAACATAAATGTGTGTTTTAACATTTAGCAGTGTGTTTTACTAATACCAAATATGGTTTTTAGGTAGTATGATTGTGTGGTTTAAGATGTTAAGTGTAAATAATTGGAAAATTAAAAGATTACCTCGTCGCTTTGTGTCGCTGGTGTCGATCCATATTGAGATGCCATAGATGAGCTAATTCCCGGCTGACTTTGTTGTGTTTGTCCCACTCGCCGGTTTCTCGGTAGTATCTTTCTATATCGGATGTATCTATAATAGGCACTCGTTCCTGGCCAGCTTCTTCATTCATGCAATCTGCGAAATCGGTTTGGAAACCCGCATTAACCGGTATTTCTTCTACAACACGCGCATTTTCCGGACcactttcatttaaaattttcttcttccCAGCCTCTCCGGCTTTCGGCAGCTTCTTTTCAGTCTGTTTTTTTTTCGGTGACGGTGAGACCGGAGGTTTACCATGTGCTTTACCGGCCGGCTTTACgaatgtttttttctttttttccgGAACACACTTGGTAATGTGTTTTTCAGCCTTCGGTTCATcttttttctttgttttcatTACTTCTGCTTCGATGTCATCATCACTCTTTTTTGCAAATGGATACCTTTGTTCCGGTTGCAACTCGTACTCTTCCACTAAGATTTGATCTAATCTGACCGAGTCCAACTTTATGCTCACTGCCTCGATATCGTCATCATTGATATCTTCGATGAGATGCGCTGCTCTTTGTTCACCTTCTTTGTATATCTTCTGGTCACGTATCAACGCAGCCTGTAAAAAACCAAATAACGAAACTAACGTCAGATGTGTTTTAAAGGTTTGGTATACTCCAGGTTGTGTTACATCACCTATAATACTGTTTAACTATTCTTAGAATGTGTGTTGATGGTTTTTATATACATAATGGTCTTCAAAATAAGTTTTGAGTCTATCGGTGCATTTCTATTTTTTCGAATACAACATTAATGTGTTTTACCAAAACAGATGTGTTTTAAAGGTTTGGTATACTTCAGGTTGTGTTATATCACCTATAATACTGTTTAACTATTATTAGAATGTGTGTTGATGGTTTTTATATACATACTGTGTTTTACCAGAACAGATGTGTTTTTACCAAAACAGATGTGTTTTAAAGCACATTACTCTTTGTTTTATATTAGGAAATTACATATCTATTTAGAACATACCACTAGCAATGGCATTGGTCCAAGGAAGGGCTCCTTTGGTGTCCATGCTTCCACCGTTCGATCCAGACACCTGATCATGTACTCACACCAGTTAAAACTTTTGATATCCTTCCCTCGATGCAATGCTGGTAAAAACTTCATATTAATTGATGAATTCGTAGTTGTCTCTCCCAGAAGTGTGTTGTAGAACAACAAAAAGTTCAACACAAAGATCCGTCCGCTCGCTTGTTGCCCCTGCATGTATGTTTTGAACTGAACAGGCGTCAAGCGTGCAGGATCACTTTCGAATTGTGCTTTCCATTCTGCCACAACCTCGTGGAAATCAGCCCTTGCTCTCGCTACTTCCTTTATTTCTTCGTTCCCTCTCGGTACTCCGAACACATCGTGCACCAATTCCTCTGTTATTTGAATGTGGTGGCTACCGCAATTCAAGACCCGTGTTTTAGTGTCGTAATTATTTACCAACCACCAACTCAGAGTTGAGGGAATCGGACCCATTCGAAAGCTAAGTATTGACCCGAAACCTATGTTTCGGACAGCCCCCCGTTGATTTTCGTTCAAAGATTCCATTAACTCCCCCATGTGTTTAAGAGCCAATCGCATAGTTAGTTTCCCATCAGCAAGTGGTATGTAATTCTTTACCGGTTGTCGCTTCTTGTGTGTTTTAGAGTCTTTGATTGATGTAGCATATGCAgggttttgtgttttttcaaCTACTTGTTGACCCGCACCTGACCTTGTTTTTTTCCAAGGTGGGTTGTCAAAATCATCATCAGAATCGTCTATTGTCGTACCTGACAAAACACCAATATACCAAGCCGGTCAGCAAGTCAGTCTTTTAAGTATCTGAAATTTAGTCCTTAATATTAACTTTACCGTGTGCTGCTTCTTTAATCGGCTTAACCGTTTGTACAGTCGCAGCTTTCTTTTCTTCCGGTATGATTCCAGCCTCTTTGTGCTTCCTCTTCTTACCGGTTTCGTTTCCCTTTTTGTTTGTGGCGGCTGATTTAAAGCCCATAAAATTTGTTAGTACTATGCTGTTGTGTTTTAACTCATTGAACATATGGTTTcacgttcgttcatttaacttacATATGGGAATTTCACTTTTTTCGTTTGGTTCCGACTGCAATACGACATTTTTATCCATTACGTTCGGAAAGAGATGTGCAATGTCAGACAGAAGGGTACCGGCAGGCGGTTGTTGTGTGGACGATACTTTGCTGTCTATtgtttctttatgttttttaACACGCTCAACTGTTTGTAACAAAAATTAACACAACTTATCAGACAGGTGGCCATATAAGttacccacccccccccccacctttaACTGCCACAACTAACCGTACCCTGTAAAGGTGATCCTTCTTCTGTGTCCAATTCATCCAGTATTATTGGCTTGTCCGGTGGGTTTCCGGGTACCCTTGAAAGCCATTTTCCTTTTATTCTCTCACTTTTTCTCCGTTTGACTGAAAACACatctttattatttataaaacacATTTCTACTGCCTTATCTAATAAATTAACCTTAAAACAAACATGTTCACCGTAAACTTATGACCAAAATGACCTTAAAACACATATGCTTTACACCCACATCTAATAAAAAACCCATTAACAAAAACAGTTTTTTGGACAACACATCATTACCCTAACAGTAAAACACAGCATGCTAATACATTACAATAAAACACATTTTGTTCAAAAAGTGTACATCAAACCTATTTTTAATACGAATAAAGCACTTACAGGCTGACAGTAAAACACATCTGCACTGTTCAAGTAAAAGGCTGACATTAAAACACATTTTCGGTACCCTAACCATTAACAAACACAGTTTATGGAGAACCCACCACACAACCTATCTATAAAACACATTATATTTACACCTATCCCATAACAGATGTATGTTCAAAAAAAGGTACATAAAACACATTTGTCCATTGAAACCATCTAACTACCTGTGTTTAAAACACATCATCGGAAACACACCCATAAAACACATTTGGGGCAAACTCATTAACACAGAGAATTGGTCTATACATAGTGTAAAACCTATATAAACATTCCATATCACACATAACCaacaacaaaaaaatcaaaacaaaaaaaaaaacacagtcATCCCAAACAATCGTAAATCATACTCACCTTTTTTTACTCTAAAACACATACCTGAGGTTCTCGCTACTACAACTTTGCTCCCGGATAGTCTGTTTTCACTTTCACCCACTTTGATTTTGCTGGATTCCATCTTGTTTAaatcctcttttttttttttgaatttcttACCTGCAAACATAAAACACTTCAATGTAGAGAACTATCGAACCCTAATCGCCTTCTAAAACACAGCAACCAATGTCCAATTGATCTTACGTATATAAAAGATTgaaaatctcttatcttcatccatgattcTCGGTATTTTTGGTATGAATATTTTCTGACTTCTTCgagggtttagagagagaaagtgagagaGAGGGAAATTCGCGTGTATTAAGGAGATGTGATGTGTTGACGGTTATACTTGATTGTTTTAAAACACTGTTAAGACGATTT
Above is a window of Helianthus annuus cultivar XRQ/B chromosome 14, HanXRQr2.0-SUNRISE, whole genome shotgun sequence DNA encoding:
- the LOC118486313 gene encoding uncharacterized protein LOC118486313; translated protein: MASQYGSTPATQSDEVHAGMLEVFLNQFDECVKRITDTFTEGFQLYPQSEKIKEVHKLWTDKLKKVGSTCTTTEQPQTPDDKTPEKEANKENLDMSQLSQWTPSLAEEICKTVDKTTTQTTQLAVIEPPAQKTQVEEMEKTALAVTPISQKTQEEYEYTIRRGRLIHDLDLGKPKIRPERQTELTDALRSPYVKRAVSIKAKLENAELSVSSYMFSAWGSMWDVVFRTKKGVPVMRSPLESLLPGIEVHILVISAWADLLNYEEKFRLKGSIARLFCSVNMLNEDDYIKNAKSRAKTFGDNMEPVLVSADVKKIPEHALIFVPVLHEAHFYCVCFNLKDMKVEVLDNSAKDVSMQAKYKKRPEKLRDALSVYLEKNGHPAGGVIDKVEPVRLEMPWRTKNNVIDCGVFLMRHMETYKGVSGKGWECGFSNECTDAGEISYKQSKEIDDLRRKYITKMLLSEGNEYRGFVKAEVAKYNKLSADEKKRLESKAYDTILARLDN